The DNA window GTGTGCCCCTCGTATCAATGGGTGAGCACGGCCATTGTCGGGAACCAGCCAGGTGAGCGGCCCGGGCCACTGCTCGGCCAGCCGTCGGCGAGACTCGGCGTCGAGCCCAGAAAGCCAGGGCTCGAACTGCTCGATGGATGCAGCGATCAGGATCAACCCCTTGGCCGCATCGCGCCGCTTCAACCCGAGCAGCCGTTCGAGCGCGAGCGGATCATCGGGATCGCAGCCGAGCCCCCAGACCGCTTCGGTCGGATAGGCGACGATCCCACCCCGGCGCAGCACCACGGCGGCGTCGGCGATCACCTCGGTAGTCATGGTGCAATCTTTCCCTGGTAAACGGTGGCGCCGATTCTAGCCTCTTTGATTGCCCGACTCATCCCTCATGCCGCCGAACCCAGCCTCCCGGCCGGCGCAGCACCCGCCCCTCGATCTCCAGCGCCTGGAGCATCGCCGCACAGCGCGAGACATCGAGGGCGGCGCGCTCGACCAGCGCATCCAGCGGCACCGGTGACTCTCCGAGCAGCGCAAGCAGCGGGCCCCCTTCCCCCATCGCGTCCGGCTCGGCCGCGGCGACCGGCGCGAGCGAAAGCCGGCCGGAGAACTCATCGAACAGTTCATCGGCCCGCGTCACCAGCCGGGCCCCTTCCTGGATCAGCCATAGGCAGCCCTGCACCCGGGGATCGTCCAGCGCGCCGGGCAGCGCGAACACCTCGCGATTCTGCTCCAGCGCCAGCCGGGCACTGATCAAAGAGCCGCTTCGCATCGCCGCCTCGATCACCAGCACCCCCTGGCTCAACCCGGTGACCAGCCGGTTGCGCCGTGGAAAATGCCCGGCATGCGCCGGGGTGGCGGGAGGCAGCTCGGAGAGCAACAGCCCCCCTTCGGCGAGCAGCCGCTCGCGCAGCCGAGCGTGCTGGCGCGGATAGAGCACATCGACACCGCAGCCGAGCACTGCGATGCTGCGCCCCTTTGCCTCGAGCGCTCCCAGGTGGGCGGCGCCGTCGATGCCCTTGGCCATCCCGCTTACGACCGCGAATCCGCCGGCGGCGAGCCGTGCAGAAAAATCCATCGCATGACGCAGCCCATCCCGGCTGGGTCGACGACTGCCGACCACCGCGATGCAAGGCAGCTCCAATGCGTCAAGATCCCCCCACCCCCAAAGCAGCGCGGGCGGGTCATCTATCTCGTCGAGCAGAGGGGGCCAGCGAGGATGGCCCGGATGAAGCAGGTGGCGCGCTTCACCGTGCTCGAGCCAGGCGAGCATCGGATCCAGCAGTTCGCGACCGACGTCGGCACGCAGCAGATAGCGCAGATAGCTGCGCTGCTCGACACTCA is part of the Halotalea alkalilenta genome and encodes:
- a CDS encoding L-threonylcarbamoyladenylate synthase, with amino-acid sequence MTTEVIADAAVVLRRGGIVAYPTEAVWGLGCDPDDPLALERLLGLKRRDAAKGLILIAASIEQFEPWLSGLDAESRRRLAEQWPGPLTWLVPDNGRAHPLIRGAHDKVALRVTAHPLASALCDAFGGPLVSTSANLAGSPSALSEEEVRRDFGDALDAVVSGALGGRDRPSEIRDLATGKRLRT
- the dprA gene encoding DNA-processing protein DprA — encoded protein: MSEAWPGAREWLALSLVPGLGFRRLRRLRQSKAAWPDGWLAALSVEQRSYLRYLLRADVGRELLDPMLAWLEHGEARHLLHPGHPRWPPLLDEIDDPPALLWGWGDLDALELPCIAVVGSRRPSRDGLRHAMDFSARLAAGGFAVVSGMAKGIDGAAHLGALEAKGRSIAVLGCGVDVLYPRQHARLRERLLAEGGLLLSELPPATPAHAGHFPRRNRLVTGLSQGVLVIEAAMRSGSLISARLALEQNREVFALPGALDDPRVQGCLWLIQEGARLVTRADELFDEFSGRLSLAPVAAAEPDAMGEGGPLLALLGESPVPLDALVERAALDVSRCAAMLQALEIEGRVLRRPGGWVRRHEG